A segment of the Desulfomicrobium macestii genome:
CGGAAAACGATGCAGGTCCGCAAGGGAGATTTGGGTCGCGTCGAAATGATCCACGACGATGCCCACCCCGGCCTTGTCCACTTCCTCGAAAACGTTTGAAAACCGCTCCGCGAAATATTTCAGCCACTCCTCGCGCACCTCAAGAACCATGGCCTCGGGGCTGAGGCCATGCTCCAGGACGACCTCCGTCAACTCCTCGATGAAGCCAAGGCGCAGGGCGTTTCTAAGAGAAATGTTGAGGCCCAGGAAAAACCTATCCCCCATGACCTGCTGAAAACGCTTCAAGGCCGAGCAGGATTTCCGGACCGCCCACGCCTCAAGTTCGAACACAACGTCGCTATGCTCGGCAAACGGCAGAAACCATTCGGCCCGCAACAGCCCCTTGCGCTTGTGATTCCAGCGCATGTACGCCTCGACTCCACGAATCGTTCCGGTCTGCAGGTGCACTATCGGCTGGAAGTGCATGCACACTTCATTTTCCAGGAGCGCGTTGCGCAACCCGCTTTCGATCCGCAAGAACTGCACGGCCTCGTTGTTCTGCCGATCGTCGAAAATAACGATCTGCCGCTCGCCCCGCTGCAGCGCCCGTCCGAGCGCGGCCCTGGCATCCTTGAGCATGTCCTTTTCGTCAGTGTAATTCCGGGGGGCCATGACCACGCCAAAGCTGCACGTTACCCGCAGCTCGCTCTGGCCGAGCTTGAAGGCCCTGGCGGTTTCCTCCTGGATGCGCTGGGCGACGCGGACGGCTCCGATGACGTCGGGGACATTGTCCAGCAATATGAAAAACTGCTCGGAATCCAGATATGCCGGAATATCGAGGGTACGCAGGCATTTTACGGTCCGCTTTGCAAGCATTTCAAAAAATGCCCTCTGATCTTCGATCTGGAGGAGAACCTGCTCCGCATTGTCGACGCCCATGACCAGCACGGCGAAAGCGTAGTCCGGGTGTCGAATGGACCGCTTCAGGGCGTACTGCAGGCTGTCGGAAAACGTGTGGTCGGAACCTGCTTTCGGGCTATCCGAGCCCGGCGAATCCGCGGCCGGATGATAATGCGCGGAGAAAAAAAGCGGATGGCCCTTCTCATCCTTGTGCAGATAGACGCGGACATGGCAGGGCACGAACTTTCCACCGGACGTCTGCAGCTCCGTATCAAGTTCCTGTGGGCGGCCGGTTTCAAGAAGGGAGGCCAGGACATTTTCCTGCAAGGCCTGAAAATCCAGGCTCGCCAGATCGACGGTCCAGTTCCGTGTCGTAAGATCGTATCGGGAATATCCGCAAAGATTGAGGAAAGCCTCGTTTCCTCCCAGAATCCGCCCGTCGGCATACCCGGCCAACACCGGCGTTTCCAGATGGCTCAGTATCTCTTCCATGAAAACATTTTTCTGCGCCAGGCGGTGATATTCGACAAACCCGTCGAGAACCGAATCGGCCAGAGTCGGTGCCCCGGCATGTCTGTCCGTTTCGGAAGACAAATCCGGCCGCAGATAGACATCCGAATCGATGATCACGGCGGGAGAGGTCATGAGCGCGCCCAAAACTTCGGGCTGCAAAGGGGGACGCACCAGCGTGAAGGACACCATGGCCGACCTGTGCCCCCCGGAGCGCAGAGGCGTCTGGCCTGCAAGATCATCCGTAACGGGCTGCGAAGGAGGCTCGGCACGGACGACGCAAACCGTGAACGCGCCACCCGCCTCATTCAAAAAAAGATCCGGCGCCAATGGAACGACTTCTCCCTCTGCATCGAAAATCGTATCTCCGCGCAGGTGGCTTCGCACCTGGCCCCGGCATTTCCAGTCTTCCTCGCCGCCGTCAGGCACAAGCCGATGGCCTGCACGTCGTGCCTGCGTTTTGAGTGCATCAAAAAAATTGCGGACGCTCTGCCCGGAAGTGCAGATCACAATGCAAGAATCGACAGGCAGAAGAAGGAGAAAGTTGTCCAGATCGGGAGAGACACGACGCAAACGGAAATATTCCGTTTTTCCTGAAGCATTCAAGGAAGGAAATGAGAAAAAAACCAATTCTTCCGGTGAAAGCAAGTTATTACTCACGGCACATCCCGGGTGATTTATCTCATCTATTGGAACTCGGACTTGCGTGAAAGTATCAAGACACAATCTTTT
Coding sequences within it:
- a CDS encoding sensor domain-containing phosphodiesterase; the protein is MNEAGGAFTVCVVRAEPPSQPVTDDLAGQTPLRSGGHRSAMVSFTLVRPPLQPEVLGALMTSPAVIIDSDVYLRPDLSSETDRHAGAPTLADSVLDGFVEYHRLAQKNVFMEEILSHLETPVLAGYADGRILGGNEAFLNLCGYSRYDLTTRNWTVDLASLDFQALQENVLASLLETGRPQELDTELQTSGGKFVPCHVRVYLHKDEKGHPLFFSAHYHPAADSPGSDSPKAGSDHTFSDSLQYALKRSIRHPDYAFAVLVMGVDNAEQVLLQIEDQRAFFEMLAKRTVKCLRTLDIPAYLDSEQFFILLDNVPDVIGAVRVAQRIQEETARAFKLGQSELRVTCSFGVVMAPRNYTDEKDMLKDARAALGRALQRGERQIVIFDDRQNNEAVQFLRIESGLRNALLENEVCMHFQPIVHLQTGTIRGVEAYMRWNHKRKGLLRAEWFLPFAEHSDVVFELEAWAVRKSCSALKRFQQVMGDRFFLGLNISLRNALRLGFIEELTEVVLEHGLSPEAMVLEVREEWLKYFAERFSNVFEEVDKAGVGIVVDHFDATQISLADLHRFPLRGLKLDVSLQSDPGVLASLSSIAKSTGLILIAPGVEDATRLQSLQQHGCTYAQGNALAPTMDEEALMEYLAKERG